A window of Magnolia sinica isolate HGM2019 chromosome 13, MsV1, whole genome shotgun sequence genomic DNA:
CGATCTATACCATCAAAACTGGAATTTCCACGGTCGTGGTTCTCAATTCAACAGAGCTTGCAAAAGAGGTATTGCCTCACCTTTTCCCTCATTTTTTGATGAGTGGTTCcgctcattcttcttcttcttttaatacaAGCCTTAGCAGCAAACAACACAAATAAAATACagaaaatgataatgataatgactTTTGCATCACTAAGACAAATATCACCAATATTACATTTTTGTGATAATAAATTGAATGATATTATGGTGGTATCCTTAAAATATTGATATTATCACGATAGTatgtcaaaattttcaaaaatatccACAGTTTGAACTTCTTGCGAAATTATCCTGATATTGGTGTATAAAATATTTTAAGATTTAACTAATTCAATAtttaattatatattattttataaatttaattattaattaataatgaatattttcttgaattttttatttttagtgagatTTTCCTGATTATATCCCATTAAAAAACCtcaaattttaaatatttccTGGGAAATTACTGAGCCTTAAGGGTGAAAATAACAAGAATACCCTTGTGAATATACAAGAAAGGCAGCTTCATATGTATAGTTTGATCAGGGTTGATTTTGAATAGTTTCTAcattctctccatttttttcttaCTACTTTATTTCCTTAACAATAAATCATGAAAAATTCCcccatttttttgaaatatttttggatATAAAATCAACTTCTTTGTCATAATTATCTGCCTTTATGGATTTTACAGGCCATGGTGACCAGATATTCATCTATTTCAACCAGGAAGCTTTCAAAGGCATTGACATTACTCACATCTGATAAATCCATGGTTGCCATGAGTGACTACACTGAGTTCCATAAGATGGTGAAACGATATATACTTGCGAGCATTTTGGGAGCAAATGCTCAGGTCTGGTATTACAAAGTTCTCTTCCTCTTACTAAAGAACTACTCAACTAGAACTTCACATGAACACTAGTGAAACATGTTGATTTGGCTTTCCACTTCAATGAATTATTTGTTTCTCTTCTTCTTGAAATTGAATTAAAACATATGTCAATTTTCTTCAATATCAGAAGCGAAAACGTAGTTATAGAGACACCATGATAGAGAACGTCTCAAACCGCTTGCATGCCGAGGTCAAGGAAAATCCTCTTCGCACAGTAAACTTTAGAGAAATGTTCCAGACTGAACTTTTTCGCGTAGCTCTAAAACAAGTAAGTTCTTGAAGCAATCTTTGAATTGGGCTTCTGCAGAAAATAAATAAGACAAACACTATAGTACTTCAAATGAAATGGGTTTTGCAGGCTTTGGGTAAGGATATCGGAGATTCCATTTATGTGGAAGAGCTTGGAACAACGCTATCAAAACAGGAAATCTTTAATGTGTTAGTGGTTGATCCGATGATGGGTGCCATCGAGGTGGATTGGAGAGATTTCTTCCCATATCTGAGTTGGGTTCCTAACAAGAATTGGGAAATGAAAATCCAGCAGATGGTTAACCGCAGGTCAGTGGTAATGAAGGCTCTGATCCAGGAGCAGAAGAAACGAATTGCTTCAGGAGAGGTGGCCTCTCTAGCATTTAGTTCTTCCTTGTATAACAGTAAGATCACTATCAAGGCTTGAACTTTCTACACCACCATGTGGTGACTCAAACTGTTCATCTAGAAGGTCCCTCTGTAAATAGGCCATATGGCAACATTCTTGCAGAAGTAAGAGAAATGGTCCAGATTTCAACCCATTTATCAACAATGAGGATATCTGAtcagtgagatttttttttttcatgtaagccatccatcaagggacccactagatgaatgctCCGGTCACCATTTGATGGGGGTAAAAGGGCAGTCCTCTTTAACAATGACAGAAATCAACTGCTGATTCTTGCATTGTAATTGCATTCTCAAACAGAAAATAGACTGTTATCTTGATTTCCTGCTGTCGGAAGGGAAAATGCTGACAGAAGAACAACTGACCATGTTGGTTTGGGAAGCAATCATTGAATCGTCGGATACTACTCTGGTAACAACAGAATGGGCGATGTATGAACTTGCGAAAAACCCCAAGAATCAGGTAGCTCTCTCAGTAGATTCAACCATCTCTTCGTCTTTACCTTTTCAGTTTTATATGTTTCTGATGCTGATTGTTGTTCTAGGACCGTCTATACCATGAGATTAAAGAAGTTTGTGGTCTGCAAAAGATCACAGAGGAACATCTGTCACAATTACCATACTTGAATGCTGTTTTCCATGAAACTCTGAGAAAGCACTCTCCAGTTCCAGTCATTCCTCTGAGATATGCACATGAAGATACCCAACTAGGAGGGTACCATATCCCTGCCGGGAGCCAGGTGAATAGTTTTCCTATAAAAATCACTGAGTCCTGATAAGGCTACTTGTAATTGTTGCAGGATTCCAAATCCTACTGAGATCCAGGCCACTAATAATGTGGGCCACATGCAGTATTGTGACTTGGGTCAAATTTGTTTAACCATACATTTCTTCATAGATGTGCCTGTATTTCGGACTTCGGCCTTAggccgtgggtcccacctcatGAACAGCCCTGATCTTTCGCCACTGGCACATTGACTTTGTAGGGAAGTAGGATTGGAGATTGTACTCCCCTGTATAGTTTTCACATTCCTCTAAACCATTGAGAACATATAATTATGGAAACCTTTACAGATTGCTATCAACATCTATGGGTGCAACAATGACAAAAACGAGTGGGACGAGCCCAGAGAGTGGAAGCCCGAGAGATTTTTAATACTCAAGAATGATTCAATGGATCTGTTCAAGACAATGGCTTTCGGAGGAGGGAAGAGAGTCTGCGCCGGAGCTCTGCAGGCGATGCTGATGTCCTGTACTTCCATTGGTAGATTCATACAGGAGTTCCAGTGGAGGCTgaaggaaggagaggaagagaatGTAGACACAGTTCAGCTCACCGCCCACAAACTCAAGCCAATGCAAGCGTTCATCACACTGAGAGATATGGAATGCATGtaagcatcaatcactttaaccATTTCCCTTTCACATGTTCTTCTTGTGTATGCCTATGTGCATACATTAGACTTCAGttccaaaatagaaaaaaaacaaataatgtTCAATGGATCGGAAGAGTGTTTGATGAATGAAAAACAGCTTTGGTAGGAACTAGTGGCAATGTTTTTCAACCAAAATGGTGGAAAGGTCCTTTGATGTTTAATCTCTTGGGAGAAGTCGATGTGATCATGGTATGTGTGCACACATATTGATCTTAAATGGGCATTTGAAACCTTGCATTTTGAAATTCTTACTAGATTGTGGACAACTATATTTAATGGCCGAAAATAATGTGCTCGCTGACTCTTGGTTCTCAAATGTACTTACTGAAGTAATGCTTCTTTTAAGCAAATTTGAGAAAAGCTCTAAAAGGCTGTTTTCTTCACTTCTAATGTGAATCAGGCCAGCATTGTTAGAAGAGGGAGGGAGGCTTAAACGCAGCGAAAGTTGCGAGGGCAAAGCCTACATGCACCTCCCTGTGCGTACCTTTACACATGGCCGTGCATGGGACATCTGAGCTGTGCATCAGGCGGGCCCTGGTGTGAACATGacctggtccaaaaatcaggtcagtccaATCATCAGGTTGGACAGGTGCAAAAACAATAGGTGGTTTGTAAAGAAATTGCCAATGTCCACATCAATGTATACATGTGCCCCACCACTTGCTAAGCCGACTGGCGTGATCTTTTAGGCTGGtcattcacatggtgtggtccacctgatgcagGACTCACATTTCACATCAATGCATTCAGAGGCTGTTGTTATCCAATTGCCTTGATAAGTATTTCTGTATTTTGCCTTGTGGGCTCTCTTAATAAATTCGCTTGTTATATCCAATTTCCTTGATGGGTTATTCTGTATTTCACCTTGTTGGCCTTTTTTAATAAATCCGCTTGTTCTCGACGAAAAATGGATGCGAAAACTCCAAGCTGGTTGTCTGAGCCTCCCCTTCCAAGCAGCTTAATGGTTGGATATAATGCATTGACGTTAGTAAGCGTCTCTACTCGAACCCGTCCATCGATCGCTACTGGACTATTTTGTAGATGATAAGTCACCCTCACCCTTTCTAGGTCGATGACATTAACAAAATCCAAGTGGACTTACCAGTTCCATATTCTCTTCTACATTGCCCAAAGCGTTCTTTTTCTGGCCTGTTTAGACAGAGGAATCATGTCTTTTTTAGCTGGTAAGCAGCAGGTAATTTATTTTAGGCTGCGTTTGGATTctaaattgaattgaattgaaataattcaattcaataaaatgGAGATGACCTTAGGGGCCTTAGCTTTGACACTAAGGAAATTACGATAGTTTCTGGTAGAAGATCAAATGTGCATGGAATTGAAATTGGGTGTTTGGTCGTTGTTATGAATTAAATGGTGCCAACTTGCTTTGGCCATTTCTTCCATACTGAATTCGATCATTGCAATTTAGTTgcattgagcatccaaacacaccattaGGGAATGATCATAGTTACATTTTGGACATGATCGACATTCCTGATAACGGTTGAGCCTTGTTTCTTTGGCCACCACGATACACATATTTCGACTCAGTATAACTCTCAACCATTTGTGCGACTGTATGGACGGTGGGTCCAGCCATCCAtatggtgggtcctatcatggaaggcccatggattttttttattaaagcTTTCCACGTTTAAACGTGGGCCATCTTTGTTTTCACCATCCACTTGAAGGCCACTGATCATATGTGACTTGGACCGTCTGATTGGTGTGGCTCCTCCACCATCGGCCATTTACAGTTGGGCTGACTAATTAGACGGTCCAAATTCACTGACCATGCTCGCATGTGTGTGGCGGTGAGCCATGATGAGCTGGAGGTCAAACGGGTCCACTGCTAATCTACAATCATACTCATACCTTGTTGGAAAATCAAAATTAAGTtgagggtctgtttggatgccaCCTACTTTACATTTGAATAATGCTATGGTGATTTGCTTGCTCAAGTCAAACCATTGGCCGTGTTACAGTAACACATGTCCTCTCCTCCCACGGCGGGCTACAtaaatctctgtggggcccaccattatgtatatgtgacaaccaatctgtCTGAGCCTGGTCCTGTCAATGGGCCGCGCTCGGCCtgccaaaattaaaattttgaataggcctggcccGTCAGTCTTGGCTCGAATGGTTCAAAATCCGAGCCAAAACCCACcaaggtcttgaaatcttccaagggcTACTGTGATGCTAATGTGATATctaacccgttcatgaggtgagAACATGGAGGGTGAAGTAAAAAAAACCAATTATCTGCTTTATCCAAGACTTTAGAAGATTTCAGTGGTGTGGATCCTATCCggctgttccctgtgatgtggcccacttaatttttcGAGAATTCTGAGGTCAAGCCTTACAGTGATCTGagcaaacatcacaatgggcccagcCCTCAATTCACGCCCAACAAATAAATAAGCTTTTAATGGATATCCTTTCTAGGCCATACTGGTTCCATTTGATAACGTATCTCCACAATTATCTCAATGAATAGACGGATAGACGGTTGCAAGAttttaaggattttaatatttcaaatatgtatatgttattttgttatcTCTTGGTTATTTTGTTGTAATGGTATGATAGATCCATGCTATTTCAATATGGATTGGTTTTCTAAATTACACCATATTATTTACCATTATCATCCTCAAATATCAGGAGAACAGTTCCATGCTTTAAGCAAATTAAGAAAATGAGCAGCATGAATGCCTTGGTATTCTCATTTGGTTTGTTTGTTTATCAAAATCCAATGGTAGACTGAAGTGGGGATGTCCAAGAGCCAAGTCCAAGCCTGACCTGATAGACAAGTTTGTCAAGCTGTGGGTAGGACTTTTTCAATGTGAAATACCATGTGTCTAAATATTTGTTGCTTCAAATTGAATCTTTCCTTTAAATagagtgaaatgcctttttgagctccaTTGGAGAGTCGTGTAAGTAAACAAAGATGTCACTACACACATCTATACTAGACATGTGGTACACTGATGATAATATGAACTAATCCAATTATCAGTTATATTACTAAAATCACAACAATGGaatgatccaaatcatccaaaggttggccatctaaatggatggttaaaaaacgtTTACAAATTGCTTGTTTATGATCCTTAAGTTTATTGTTCACCTAAGAttcaaaatttcctcatttttggcaaAAGAATATTTTTCAATGAGCTTACTATAATCTAACTATTAAAtatatatcacatatgtacactattttgggatatcacatatgtttatgtgaatatattgaaaaattccaatgcattcttTTTATACCTAACCTGGTGCAATCCACATCAATGAACGAGAAGCCACCACTTGTCGGCACACTCGTACGAAAGACTAAAGAGAAATGTACTCGCGTCAAGGGAGATTGTCGGTGCTTATTTCTCCACGACACATAACCtatcaaaaggagtcatgcttaAAGTCGTATGCACATCTATACCTGAAAAGGCAGTGATATCTCACAGGGCACATGACTAACGTAAGCAAGGCACGTATGACTCttggcctgtttggatgcttgtaagttgggtaagtgggaagtgacttacctggaagtcacttacaggtggtgttttggggagaaaattcacctgtaagcaacttacaggcaaatctaccaaaaaattgCAGGGGGatggggtgagaagtcacttccctataAGTAACTTTCACATGTAAGTCAGTCACAACTTAAATAACTTACAGGCATCTAAATAGGCCCTTAGTGtgctaaaaaggtttttaaagACCCATCGATAACAGATTCTTCATCATCCAATATATGCACAACATGGCTGTCTCAAATCCCCTAAGGTAAATATCTCAAAGGGATGTTCAACACTCTTAGAGACCacaagaaataaagagaaaataatataaaatcatttATAAATAGAAACAAATTGTACAACAAGGATTCCAAATCCTAATAGGATACAACTATTGCATAATAAAAAATTCACATGTAAATCACAAGACTATGCATGACCACCACCTCTTAGAAATTTATAAAAGCAACACTCAAGAAAAGCTCGAGGCCCTTGCCGACAATAATTAATCATCTATTTACAATTTTACGCTACTTATCCTTTGTATCTCATGGACTTTTATTAATTTAGCTTTTTAGCCTAGTTACTCCACTTTTGTCCAGCCATATTACAGTAAGTTCGGAGTCATTAGTATAGGTTAGTTTTACTACCGTCCAACGTATCATTGTATTATGTACTTGGGAGTATGTTAAATATCTATAAACCAATCGGTGAACTCCCTCGGTTATCAAATCCTTACTTGATACATCACCACGTCATACACTAGTGACTTCACGCCACAACCATCTGATAGTTTTTGTGGCTGTTTTGCTAGCACGAGCCGTCATAAgtattttatttttccatataCTTAGTTTTATGTTTCATTTGTTGATTATACtcttttaatattttcaaattaataaaatcagcaatgtaacattttcttttcttttctttttttaatatgttcaaTCTTTATTACTTCTATCACTATTGAAAGAAAACTATTCAATTTCAAGGTGAAAATATCTCATTCAAAAGGATTAACCCTCTCTTTTTAAAATTACATGATCGCTATAACAATCGATGGTTGAACAGTCATGCCAATCTTTACAAATATTGTCGTAATCCAGTTAGTTTGGCACATAGGGTCACAAGCGTTCAATCAATTTGAATTGAATACAAGTCTGGCATGCCCAACACTAAATCCAATTGCATATGTTTGACCAAATTCGGACCGTTCATAACACACGTAGCCACACGTCCAGATTGAACAATAACacattccaattcctcccatctactcctatccaaacataatatttagatttcaaattcatttcatttactcccatccaattACAACTAAGTCATTTACtgtcaattcatttacctccaactCCATTTCCCATTTACAACCCCAAAGGAGCCCTTAAACTTCATTATGGATCCATCCTGATTATGAATGGTGCTAAAGATTcacatttcctttttttttttctttttatatttataaaaatatgaaataaattcaataaatttaaaatttaactaaaataatttatttttaagttttattCTTGTTATAGTGCAGTATGAATGCAAGGGCTGACACCCTCGCTTGGCTTGGCTCTATAAAGTTTAAGGCTCAAACTTGGAATGGACCTACCACCATGCACAGGCCTAACCCAAGCTAAAAAAATATGTTGCTTGAAAGTTGATCGAATTCCTATATTCCATAGCAACTATTCCTCTAATTCATCTTTTGACTAGGTAGGCCACAAGTtcacaaagaaatagacattttttgttttattttattttaataatctaGGTCTACATGCAAGATGCATTTGTTGTTGGGGATTTgagctgcggaatcacatagatctagatctaggatagcaatccaatggcaccaagcaaacacaagagaatgcAGATTTAACATGAAagacccttgcaggaaaaaactacggcacaaagcgacagatctccactatgaaaataaaaattacaaagagagaggacttacccgattcgaataacctcgaatctcaccctttgataaccctagaaccctttaaaatacctttaggaagccttaaaataccttagaatagccctagggacccctatttatagtttaggaaactccacttacgcacctcctttggaaaaagtccagaaaccgcatcaaatttacgcagtccgcgtaggatctgcgtaaccctcgactagtcgagcagctccttcgatcggtcgaagggcaccctcgaccggtcgagcctaactctcgactagtcgagcatcccGGACATCTAAAAcatgtgctcgctggactttgagtcgagtaggcctcgaccggtcgagtggaccctcgactggtcgagcaagtccCTCGACCGGTTAagcataccaaaaaaaaaaaaaaaaatcagatttaagacatcaattacaacatttgtTGCCCAACATATGAGTGCGATATGTGTAGAACATAATAAGGGTGGCAGTGGGCTGGGACAGGGGGCCACAGAGGTCTAGCCCTTACCCTCGTCCTAGAGTGCTAACTTCAAGCTAGAGTTGGCCCTCATCCTAGAGGATTTGGGCTAGGCTGGACCAGGACAGGGGTGGCCATATAagttaaaaataaattacatatTTGCTACTCGTATAATTGGCATATGGTGAGTGTGCCTTTATGAGCTTCATGCTCTTCtagattattaaaatatttttcttcCGCACACCCACATCAAATAAGATCATTCATCAACCAAGCATACATCCCACTCAAACATCAAATAAGAATCAAATAAGATCGTTCATCAACCAAGCATACATCCCACTCAAACATCAAATGAGAATCAAATAAGATTGTTTATCAACCAAGTATACATCCCACCCAAACATTAAATAAGAATTAAATAAGATCGTTCATCAACCAAGCATACATCCTACCCAAACATCAAATAAGATCATTCATCGACCAAGCATACATTCCACCCAAACATCAAATAAGAATTAAATAAGACCATTCATCAACCAAACATACATACCACCCAAACatcaaacaagaatcaaataagatccttcatcaaccaagcatatattccattgtatcatccatcatatgcaTATGCATAGACTCGAATAAATGCATCAACATGCTGCTCACAATCTAAAGTAGTTTGCCTAATTTGTACCGTTTGTAAAtccttgtgtatcatccatcacactactAAAGTATCAAAGTTCTTGGTATGAATATGTATATAAGCATACGGACTTATAATCCTCGTTACAAATACTTGTCTACTATATAGTATACAGTAGGGAAACAAGCCAGGCTGGGCTATTCATCATTGGCCCTAGCTCAGCCAGCCCAAACGTTGGGCCTGGATTTTAATCCATGGCCCAGCCATCATGACAAGTTGAGCAATCCAAGCCCTAGTCCTTCAAGGCCTAGGCACTTGGGATGAACTGGGCAGCCCTCCCTATTGCCACACTTATATAGGACACAATTCAGATAGGCTGGGTTTGGGGGCCAGGATAAAAACTGATTGGCCCATACAGAGTAGGCCCAAACCCGTCCACTGAAAAGCTAATAGGTCCAAGCCCTGTCCCAACCGAGCCAGGGGTCTAGGCCGAGTGCCCGTGCCATTCCTAGTCAATCTTGAACCTATATAGCCCAATAAACGAATTTCTACTTGTATCCTAGTGATATCACTGGTACGCAATACATATATAAAACTCAAATACACGACTATTATCAGGGAAAAATACTGGCCAGACCCTTGCCGCTGGCTGATTACTTGCCTGGCCTGAGCTTTAAGTCCCAACATGGTCTGATGGGCCTAGAATCTGGGCCCGTATGTGACGGGCCAGGCCCAAAAGCCTGAAGCTGGCCCAACCTATTGAAATACTAATGCATGCATTTTCTTAACAATTTTTGTGATCGAAAAGAATTCCATGATCTGTACAAAACTATCTTAGCCGTCCATTTCTTTCGTACATTGACCTGAGGGGTGAAACGGCCTGATTTTAAGGTCAGAAGATCTAAAGCTCGGATCTCGCGCACGTGTGTGTGAGCTTTTGCAAACTTTAGCTAGCTACTCTTCTTCGTGGATGCGGGCAAGGCTAGGCTGCCAATGATCCAAGGGTGGTGGTGTAGTATTATTTTTCAAAGGCTGTTGTGGTGAATTGATagtttcaggtggaccatctCCTTCTTTGATCTTCTTCCCTGGAATCAGGCACATGAGGCAGCTATCCTCCGTTAGATTTCCTTCTTTCTGCATCTCCTCCGTCGTTCTCGATCCATTCATATCATCATCCGATTTCTTCAAACAGCCGTGAAATAACTTGGGAGTGTTCTTGCTTGTGAAGAACCTAGCGAACACGCCGTCCACTTCGTCGTTATCATGCTTCATCTGTTGATATCCAGGAGTCTGGCTGGCATGAACTTTCCATGGAGCCGATGAAGATCGTAGCCTGTGACCCCGTTGAAGCTTCCTAAGGGTACTGATGGGGACCACATAGAATTTCTGGCCCAACAAGAGAACAGTGTCTGGGGTAACGACGGCCCATGGCTGTCGGAACACATTTGGGTGTGTCACACAACATCTGGGGTACTGCAACATGATCTCTGCGGCCAAGATGGGCCGATCATGCAGCTCGACACGGCCCCCTGGATGGACGATCTTGAGGAGCATGTTCTTGGTGTTGTTGGCGCATAGCCAGTTAGATAAGGCCATGCTCCTGACGAAGTGGTTCTTGAAGGAGAAATGGGAAGACCTACTTATTCTTCCATCACAAGGTGTATTGCACCAATCTTCTTCTAGTTTCGTCTCTTTCTCATCTTCATCATAGATAATATCTTCATGTTGCTCTCATACAATGCAAACAAACAGTAAGACTTGTGGTTTGAACATCGATGTTCGCTATGCAGTCATCCAACCCGGACGTGAATTCCCTATAAAAACGTTTGTAGGGAGACCATGCAACAACAAAAATCTGTAGGGTCCACCCTGATTCTTGCGTGTGAAATCCGCTCCATCTATCATTTGTGGCAACTCATGCTAAGGCGTGAGGTGAAAAATCACATcgatccgaaactcaagtgggccacaccgcaggTAAAAGTGGGGATGGGGTGAGTTCTACAGGATGGAGTgaagaaccaaatatcagcttgatccaaaacttgggtgggcccagGAGGCTTCAATGGTACGCATCCCAATTCACACTGTCGTGGCCCACTCGCCATAACATGAGACGGTGAAATGATGGGAGAAGTGCATgacacatacacatcacggtgggccctacaaaactttTTGATACACGGGCTTAATATATAAATTCG
This region includes:
- the LOC131222758 gene encoding ent-kaurene oxidase, chloroplastic isoform X3; translated protein: MIVCSSKHTLAFIRKLVFLNPKWVLLVFIDVTAVPGSLPLIGNLHQLKAKKPHQTFANWAKIHGPIYTIKTGISTVVVLNSTELAKEAMVTRYSSISTRKLSKALTLLTSDKSMVAMSDYTEFHKMVKRYILASILGANAQKRKRSYRDTMIENVSNRLHAEVKENPLRTVNFREMFQTELFRVALKQALGKDIGDSIYVEELGTTLSKQEIFNVLVVDPMMGAIEVDWRDFFPYLSWVPNKNWEMKIQQMVNRRSVVMKALIQEQKKRIASGEKIDCYLDFLLSEGKMLTEEQLTMLVWEAIIESSDTTLVTTEWAMYELAKNPKNQDRLYHEIKEVCGLQKITEEHLSQLPYLNAVFHETLRKHSPVPVIPLRYAHEDTQLGGYHIPAGSQIAINIYGCNNDKNEWDEPREWKPERFLILKNDSMDLFKTMAFGGGKRVCAGALQAMLMSCTSIGRFIQEFQWRLKEGEEENVDTVQLTAHKLKPMQAFITLRDMECMPALLEEGGRLKRSESCEGKAYMHLPVRTFTHGRAWDI
- the LOC131222758 gene encoding ent-kaurene oxidase 2 isoform X4; the protein is MNKRRSSNLPPAVPGSLPLIGNLHQLKAKKPHQTFANWAKIHGPIYTIKTGISTVVVLNSTELAKEAMVTRYSSISTRKLSKALTLLTSDKSMVAMSDYTEFHKMVKRYILASILGANAQKRKRSYRDTMIENVSNRLHAEVKENPLRTVNFREMFQTELFRVALKQALGKDIGDSIYVEELGTTLSKQEIFNVLVVDPMMGAIEVDWRDFFPYLSWVPNKNWEMKIQQMVNRRSVVMKALIQEQKKRIASGEKIDCYLDFLLSEGKMLTEEQLTMLVWEAIIESSDTTLVTTEWAMYELAKNPKNQDRLYHEIKEVCGLQKITEEHLSQLPYLNAVFHETLRKHSPVPVIPLRYAHEDTQLGGYHIPAGSQIAINIYGCNNDKNEWDEPREWKPERFLILKNDSMDLFKTMAFGGGKRVCAGALQAMLMSCTSIGRFIQEFQWRLKEGEEENVDTVQLTAHKLKPMQAFITLRDMECMPALLEEGGRLKRSESCEGKAYMHLPVRTFTHGRAWDI